A region of the Amycolatopsis sp. cg13 genome:
TGATGGCCGACGCCGTTGCCGGAGAAGCGATCCGCCGCGAGCCGCCGACCCCGTGGCGGCCTTGCCTGGAATACACGCTCCGTCTCTTGTGGACAGTCTGCCGACGCCATCCTTGGGTCGCCGAGGCGCTGTCCATGACGCGGCCCCGGCCCACGCCGAACCTGATGCGGTACTCCGAGTGGGTGCTGGCCGCACTGCTCCGGACCGCGCTGCCCGCCGAAGAGCTGCTTCTCGTGCACCTCAATCTGTTCGGCCACGTCCGCAGTCTCGCGCTCACCTGGCAGTCGGAAGCGTGGGCGCGGCAAGACACCGGGCTGGCCAACGACGAATGGCTCGACGGCCACGAGGCCGAGTTCCGCCGGATCGTCGAGACCGGCCGCTATCCCGCGCTCGACCACCTGACCGCCCAGCAGACCAAGCACACCATCGACCAGACCTTCGAATACGGCCTGTGCTTGCTCCTGGACGGCCTCGAACGGCGGCTGGGAAAGCCGTGAGGGGAACCCTGAGGGAATCAGATTCCCTCAGGGTTCCCCTCACGTACTTCTCGACGCGGGTCAGGTGTCCGGTTGCGTCTCGCCCAGTTGCCACCACAGCGCCGCCCGCAGCTGTTCGATCAGCGCCTCGTCGTCCTCCTCGCTCGGCTCGGCTCCCAGCGGGATCCACCTCTCCCCCACCAGTTCGCCGTCGTCGTAGCTGCTGATCAGTATCCCCGGATACGACACCGTCAGCTCGTCCTCCGGGCAGCCGGTCGCGCACGGCCGGTCGTCCATCCGGACGTGCCGGTAGTGCAACCGCACCCCGACCCACCGGCCGGACGGCCGCGGCTGCTGGTCCGTGCCGTTCATCGCCCGCTCCCGCTCGCCCCACGTCCCCCGGCTGAAGGTCGCGGCCGGGGCGGCCGGAGTTACCGGCCGGTTGTTCCGGTTGGGTAACGGCATCCGGTGACAGCACCGCGCCGCGGTCCGCAACGTGTTGACAACGACCTCGCCCGGCGGCGAGGCTGGCGCGGTGAGCAGCGGACCCCGGCGGCGGCTGGATCCCGCCGAACGCCGGGCCGAAATCCTCGCCGCGGCCCGGCGGTGCTTCGGCGCGGGCAGCTACTCCTCGGTGTCCACTTCGGACATCGCGGCGGCAGCGGGAGTCGCCCGGCCGCTGATCAACCACTATTTCGGCGGCAAACGCGAGCTGTATCTCGAAGTGGTGCGGCAGATGACGATCGTGCCCGCCCCGGTCGTCGACGCCCTGCCCGACGGCCCGCCCCGGCTGCGGCTGGAGATCGGCATCGACCGGTGGATCGACGTCGTGGAACGCAACCGGGACGCCTGGCTCACCGTCATCGACGCGGCGCACGACCCGGAGGTCGAGCGGATTATGCGCGAGGCCGACGAGATCGCCGCCGACCGGGTTCTCGCCGCCGCGCTGCTGCCCGCGAACGGACATCCGCAGCTGCGGGCGATGATCCGCGCATACGGCGGGATGCTGCGCGCCGCGTCCCGGGAATGGCTGGTCCGCGGCACCCTCGAACGGGCCGAACTGCGCGCGTTCCTGGTGGAATCCCTGGTGCAGCTGCTGGAAACCACCTATCCGGCCGTGCTGGCGCAGCAAACCTCCGGAACAGGCACCACCGGCTGAACCGCCCGACGGAACGCGGGCAGGATCGTCACCACCGCGACCACGGCCATCGCGGTGCCGAGGACGATCGGCGCGCGCAGGCCGTACGGCTCGATCAGGCTGGCGCCGACGGACGAGCCGAGCATGACCCCCAGCGTGATGAACGACGAATGCACCGTGTTGACCAGCGGGCTCGTGTTCCCGGCCCGCTGCACCCGCACCGCCATCGCGGGGTTCATCGTCACGCCAGCCAGGCCGATCGCGAGCATGAACACCAGCGCCGCCGCGGGCACATCCGTGAACAGTGCGAAGCCGGTGAGGAAGAAGGCGTTGAGGAGCGTGCCGACCGCGAGCGTCGACACGGTGTGCCGGTCAGCGAGCCTGCCGACGATGCTGTTGCCGACGACCGTCGCCGCACCGTAGCCGAGTAGCAGCAGCGGGACCGTGTCCGGCGAGAATCCGCTGACTTGGGTCAGGATCGGTGTGAAGAAGCTGAACGCGGAAAACGTCGCGCCGATAATCAGCGTGCTGGAGACCAGCGCGAGAATCAGCTTCGGACGGCGGAAAACGCGCAGGTCCACGGTTTCCCGGTGGTGAACCGGCCCGGCATCGCGCACTTGGAACTGAGTCAGCAGCGCGGCCAGCACGGTCAGCAGGGTGATCGTCCAGAACGCCGCTCGCCAGCCGAAATGTCCGCCCGCGAAGGTCGCCAGCGGCAGTCCCAGCAGGGTGCCGAGCATCAGGCCGTTCATCGCGACGCCGATCGCCCGGCCGCGCACGCGTTCGCCGACCAGTTGCCCGCACAGGGAAATCGCGATGCCGAAGAAGGCTTGCGACGCAACACCGCTGATCACGCGCGCGACCACCATCACCGAGTACGTCGTCGCGAGCGCGGCCAGCACGTTGCCAGCCAAGAACACGGCGAAGATGACCATCAGTGCGGTTTTCGGCCGGACGCGCAGCAACACCAGCGTCAGCACCGGGCCGCCGACTGCCATCGCGACGGCGAAGACCGTGATGAGGTAGCCGATCTGCGCGACGTCGACACCGAGTCCGGCGGCGAGCTGCGGCATCAGCCCGGCGACGGCGAATTCGCTGGTGACCATGGCGAAAATGCCTGCCGCCAGTACGTAGACCGCGGACGGCACTCGGGTCACGGACATGAGAATCCCTTTCCTGTAACGATCGGTTCAAAACTCGGCCGGCATGAAGCCGGAAGGGCGTGGCTACGGGCGAAGCGCCCGGGTGGCGGCCTGGACGATGTCGGCCAGCCGGGCCAGCGGCGCGCCGCCTTGAGCGGAGATCCGCAGCCCGGCGACGCTGGCGTTCACATACGCGGCCAAGCCTTCCGCGGGAACCCCAGCGGTGACTTCGCCAGCTGCCTGACCTGCGCGCAATAGATCGGTCAGCAAGCGCAGCCGGGCATCGGTGTCGCGGGCGACCTGCTCCAGAAACTCCGCATTCTCGGTGTCGCCAGCCAGTTCGGCGACGGAATTGACCGCGAGACATCCGCTCGGCGCGCCGGTGCTCGACCGCTCGGCTTCTTCGAGGACCACCTTCGTCAGATAAGCCTCGATTCGCGCCACCGGGTCGCCCTTTTTGGCGATCACCTCGGCGGTGGCCTGCGCGGTGGTGTCGAGATAGCGGCCGAGGCATTCCGCGAACAGCGCGCCCTTGCTGCCGAAGGTGTTGTACAGGCTGCTGCGGCCCAGACCGGTTGCCTGGCACAGCTCTTCGGCACTGGTCGCGTGAAAGCCCCGCCGCCAGAACAGCTCAGTGGCGGCGGTGAGCACTTGTTCGCGATCGAAGGTGCGGGGGCGAGCCATGCGGGCAGCCTACGGCATTGTGTAACGAAGTGTCCATAACGGCTAGCGGTTGCGGCGGGCGTACGCGGCGGGCGTCGTACCAGTCCAGCGCTTGAACGCGTAGATGAAGCTCGAAGCCTCGGCATAGCCCAGGCGCAAAGCGACGTCATCGACCGACAACACGCCGGTGTCGAGCATTTCCTCGGCGAGTGTCTGGCGGACCTCGTCCAGCAGCTGGCGGTAGCCGGTGCCCGCCTCGGTCAACCGACGTCGCAGGGTTCGCGCGCTGAGCGTGAGCTGACGGGCGATCTCGTCCATCCCGGCATCCGCGCCGCCCAGCCGCACCAGCCGTTCCCGCACCAGCTGCGGGACTCCTGATCGCGTGCGGCGACGGGCGACGAGGGCATCGCACTGCGCGGCACACAACGCGACGGTTTGCTCGTTGGCCTGCGGCAACGGCAGATTCAACAGCTCGGGATCAAGGATGACCTGATGCTCGGCCGCCCCGAAAATCGGGCTGACCCCGAAGGCCGTCCGATATGCGTCCACAAAGGATGAAGAAGGGAACCGGAACTCCAGCCGTTCCAAGGAGATCTCCGGCAAGAGGTCCCGCATGACGGTGCAGATCGCGGACAGGTCGCGCAGCGCTAGGAATCGCGCGACGTCTTCGGGGACCCGCGAATCGTCCAGCACCAGACGGAGTCCGGCGGCGTCCAGCTCGACGTGCGGAATGCAGAAGGTGAACGACAAATCCAGGTATCGCAAGGCGAACACCATCGCGTCGCGCATCGTCGGGCTGCTGATGCAGGCGAAGCCGAAGATGCCGAACGTGGTCGCCCGGTACCGGCAGCCGAGGCTGAGCGCGACGTCGTCGCCCGACCCGACCGTCGACAGCAACGCGCGCACGACGGCCAGTTCCTGCCAGGCGTCGAGCTGCCGGTCCGGCGCACGCAATTCCTCGACAGCCACCCCGGGCAGCGTGACGCCGTGTTCCTCGGCGAACCGGTGCATGAGCAGCACACTCGCCGTGCCGCGCGGGTAGTCCCAGTCGCGGATGGCGGGTGCGGCTAGCTCGGCCATGGCCGGAATTATGGATCAACCGGCCGCCCGCGTGCCGATCGAGGGCCAAAACTGTCCGGGTTGCTCGTTAAGCTCCCGCCGTGCACCTTTCCCACCGCCTCCTCAACCGCGCGACCCTCGACCGGCAGCTGCTCCTGAAGCCCGCCAAAATGCCGGTTCTCGACGCCGTCGCGCACCTCGCCGGACTGCAAGCGCAAGCGCCGTTCCCGCCGTATTACGCGCTGTGGTGCCGGCTGCAAGGCTTCCAGCCGGACGACCTCGCGAGCCTGCTGCTCGACCGCAGCGTGGTGCGGATGGTGCTGATGCGCGGCACGGTGCACCTCGTCCCCGCCGCCGACGCGCTCGCCTGGCGGCCACTGACCCAGATCGTCATGGACCGCGCCCTGACGGCGGCCAACCAGCACCGGGAGCCGCTGTCCAAACTCGATCACGACGCCGTGGCGAAAACGACCAGCGAACTGCTGCGCGAGCGGCCGCATTCGAGCGACCAGCTCGGCAAAGCGCTGGTCGAGCATTATCCGGAGACTCCGGCCGCGTCGCTGATGTTCCTGGTCCGCGCCATCCTGCCGCTCGTCCAGATCCCGCCGCGCGGCGTGTGGGGCAAGGCCGGGCAGCCGACGTACCAGGTGGCGGACCACTGGCTCGACGGCGTCGCCGCGCCCGAGCCCTCCGCCGCCGAGCTGGTCCGCCGCTATCTCGCCGCGTTCGGTCCGGCGACGGTCGCGGACGTGCAGGCTTGGGCGGGCGTCACGAAGCTCGGCGAGGTGATCGAGGAGATGGACCTGCGCACCTATCTCGATCCCGAAGGCCGCACGCTCTACGACCTGCCGGACGCCACGCTGCCCGACGAGGACACGCCCGCGCCGCCGCGGCTGCTGGGCCCGTTCGACCAGACGCTGCTGTCCTACGCCGACCGCACGCGGATGATCAGCGACGAGCACCGCAAACGCGTGATCACCATCAACGGCCTGGTCAAAGGCACCCTGCTGGTCGACGGCCGGGTCCGCGGAATCTGGGAAACGACGACCACGCGCGAGTCGGCGACGC
Encoded here:
- a CDS encoding AraC family transcriptional regulator ligand-binding domain-containing protein; the encoded protein is MAELAAPAIRDWDYPRGTASVLLMHRFAEEHGVTLPGVAVEELRAPDRQLDAWQELAVVRALLSTVGSGDDVALSLGCRYRATTFGIFGFACISSPTMRDAMVFALRYLDLSFTFCIPHVELDAAGLRLVLDDSRVPEDVARFLALRDLSAICTVMRDLLPEISLERLEFRFPSSSFVDAYRTAFGVSPIFGAAEHQVILDPELLNLPLPQANEQTVALCAAQCDALVARRRTRSGVPQLVRERLVRLGGADAGMDEIARQLTLSARTLRRRLTEAGTGYRQLLDEVRQTLAEEMLDTGVLSVDDVALRLGYAEASSFIYAFKRWTGTTPAAYARRNR
- a CDS encoding TetR/AcrR family transcriptional regulator, with product MARPRTFDREQVLTAATELFWRRGFHATSAEELCQATGLGRSSLYNTFGSKGALFAECLGRYLDTTAQATAEVIAKKGDPVARIEAYLTKVVLEEAERSSTGAPSGCLAVNSVAELAGDTENAEFLEQVARDTDARLRLLTDLLRAGQAAGEVTAGVPAEGLAAYVNASVAGLRISAQGGAPLARLADIVQAATRALRP
- a CDS encoding winged helix DNA-binding domain-containing protein; amino-acid sequence: MHLSHRLLNRATLDRQLLLKPAKMPVLDAVAHLAGLQAQAPFPPYYALWCRLQGFQPDDLASLLLDRSVVRMVLMRGTVHLVPAADALAWRPLTQIVMDRALTAANQHREPLSKLDHDAVAKTTSELLRERPHSSDQLGKALVEHYPETPAASLMFLVRAILPLVQIPPRGVWGKAGQPTYQVADHWLDGVAAPEPSAAELVRRYLAAFGPATVADVQAWAGVTKLGEVIEEMDLRTYLDPEGRTLYDLPDATLPDEDTPAPPRLLGPFDQTLLSYADRTRMISDEHRKRVITINGLVKGTLLVDGRVRGIWETTTTRESATLVLTPFERLTKRDTSALESAGRKLLAWAEPGKTHEVVSGDPG
- a CDS encoding TetR/AcrR family transcriptional regulator C-terminal domain-containing protein, yielding MDSAPYQRIVAEIRERITSGRLRPGDRAPSTRQITREWGVAMATATKVIAELREQGLVDPKPGAGTVVRSVQRKQEPELRRGRIVRVAIEIADADGLPAVSMRRIATELGAATMSLYRHVSDKDELVHLMADAVAGEAIRREPPTPWRPCLEYTLRLLWTVCRRHPWVAEALSMTRPRPTPNLMRYSEWVLAALLRTALPAEELLLVHLNLFGHVRSLALTWQSEAWARQDTGLANDEWLDGHEAEFRRIVETGRYPALDHLTAQQTKHTIDQTFEYGLCLLLDGLERRLGKP
- a CDS encoding TetR/AcrR family transcriptional regulator, with the translated sequence MSSGPRRRLDPAERRAEILAAARRCFGAGSYSSVSTSDIAAAAGVARPLINHYFGGKRELYLEVVRQMTIVPAPVVDALPDGPPRLRLEIGIDRWIDVVERNRDAWLTVIDAAHDPEVERIMREADEIAADRVLAAALLPANGHPQLRAMIRAYGGMLRAASREWLVRGTLERAELRAFLVESLVQLLETTYPAVLAQQTSGTGTTG
- a CDS encoding MFS transporter; its protein translation is MSVTRVPSAVYVLAAGIFAMVTSEFAVAGLMPQLAAGLGVDVAQIGYLITVFAVAMAVGGPVLTLVLLRVRPKTALMVIFAVFLAGNVLAALATTYSVMVVARVISGVASQAFFGIAISLCGQLVGERVRGRAIGVAMNGLMLGTLLGLPLATFAGGHFGWRAAFWTITLLTVLAALLTQFQVRDAGPVHHRETVDLRVFRRPKLILALVSSTLIIGATFSAFSFFTPILTQVSGFSPDTVPLLLLGYGAATVVGNSIVGRLADRHTVSTLAVGTLLNAFFLTGFALFTDVPAAALVFMLAIGLAGVTMNPAMAVRVQRAGNTSPLVNTVHSSFITLGVMLGSSVGASLIEPYGLRAPIVLGTAMAVVAVVTILPAFRRAVQPVVPVPEVCCASTAG